The Methylobacterium currus genome contains a region encoding:
- the rpsT gene encoding 30S ribosomal protein S20, translating into MANTVSAKKMTRKIAKRTAINRSRRSRMRTFIRKVEEAIESGDHGTALTALRSAEPEIMRASQKGIVHKNTASRKVSRLAARVKGLQAAQA; encoded by the coding sequence ATGGCCAACACCGTGTCGGCCAAGAAGATGACCCGTAAGATCGCCAAGCGCACGGCGATCAACCGCTCGCGCCGCAGCCGCATGCGCACCTTCATCCGCAAGGTCGAGGAGGCGATCGAGTCCGGCGATCACGGCACCGCCCTGACCGCTCTGCGCAGCGCCGAGCCGGAGATCATGCGCGCGTCCCAGAAGGGAATCGTGCACAAGAACACCGCCTCGCGGAAGGTCTCGCGCCTCGCCGCCCGCGTGAAGGGCCTGCAGGCCGCCCAGGCGTAA
- a CDS encoding YifB family Mg chelatase-like AAA ATPase, whose amino-acid sequence MVTRVATVAFEGIEARAVDVQVQITPGAVAFNVVGLPDKAVAESRERVRSALIASGLALPAKRITVNLAPADLPKEGSHYDLPIALGVMCAIGALPADALSGYCVLGELALDGSLTAVAGVLPAAMAANARGLGLICPAASGPEAAWAAGDMDVLAPRSLIQLANHVKGSQVMARPVPAVAAPAGPLPDLREIKGQEGAKRVLEIAASGGHNLLMNGPPGAGKSMLAARLPSILPPLGPRELLEVSMIQSVAGTLKDGALSNRRPFRAPHHSASMAALVGGGIGARPGEVSLAHGGVLFLDELPEFNGQVLDSLRQPLETGTVMIARANHRVTYPARFQLVAAMNPCRCGQATEPGFACRRGPNERCVAQYQARLSGPLLDRIDLQIEVPAVTAADLILPPPEEGSAEAAARVAAARTRQERRYAEAGQPPGTTNASCPATLIEEAARPDAEGMALIRDAADAMRLSARGFHRVLRVARTLADLDGEARVRRLHLAEALSYRSRSDRRPAAA is encoded by the coding sequence ATGGTCACCCGCGTCGCCACCGTCGCCTTCGAGGGGATCGAGGCGCGCGCCGTCGACGTGCAGGTGCAGATCACGCCCGGCGCGGTCGCCTTCAACGTGGTCGGCCTGCCCGACAAGGCGGTAGCGGAATCCCGCGAGCGGGTGCGCTCGGCCCTGATCGCCTCCGGCTTGGCGCTGCCGGCCAAGCGCATCACCGTCAACCTCGCGCCTGCCGACCTGCCGAAGGAAGGCTCGCATTACGACCTGCCGATCGCCCTCGGGGTGATGTGCGCGATCGGCGCCCTGCCGGCGGACGCGCTCTCCGGCTACTGCGTGCTCGGCGAGCTGGCCCTCGACGGCAGCCTCACGGCGGTGGCCGGCGTGCTGCCGGCCGCCATGGCGGCCAATGCCCGCGGCCTCGGCCTGATCTGCCCGGCGGCGAGCGGCCCGGAGGCCGCCTGGGCCGCCGGCGACATGGACGTGCTGGCGCCGCGCTCGCTGATCCAGCTCGCCAACCACGTCAAGGGCAGCCAGGTGATGGCCCGCCCGGTGCCGGCGGTGGCCGCCCCCGCCGGTCCGCTGCCGGACCTGCGCGAGATCAAGGGCCAGGAGGGCGCCAAGCGCGTCCTGGAGATCGCGGCCTCGGGCGGCCACAACCTCTTGATGAACGGCCCGCCCGGGGCCGGCAAGTCGATGCTCGCCGCCCGGCTCCCCTCGATCCTGCCGCCGCTCGGGCCGCGCGAGCTGCTCGAAGTCTCGATGATCCAGTCGGTGGCCGGCACGCTGAAGGACGGCGCGCTGTCGAACCGCCGGCCGTTCCGCGCGCCCCACCACTCGGCCTCGATGGCGGCCCTCGTCGGCGGCGGCATCGGCGCCCGGCCGGGGGAGGTATCGCTCGCCCATGGCGGCGTGCTCTTCCTCGACGAGCTGCCGGAATTCAACGGCCAGGTGCTCGATTCCCTGCGCCAGCCCCTCGAGACCGGGACGGTGATGATCGCGCGCGCCAACCACCGGGTGACCTATCCGGCCCGGTTCCAGCTCGTCGCGGCAATGAATCCGTGTCGCTGCGGCCAGGCGACGGAGCCGGGCTTCGCCTGCCGGCGCGGCCCCAACGAGCGCTGCGTCGCGCAGTACCAGGCCCGGCTCTCCGGCCCGCTCCTCGACCGGATCGATTTGCAGATCGAGGTGCCGGCGGTCACCGCGGCCGACCTGATCCTGCCGCCGCCGGAGGAAGGCTCGGCGGAGGCCGCGGCCCGGGTCGCCGCGGCGCGCACCCGCCAGGAGCGGCGCTATGCGGAAGCCGGCCAGCCCCCCGGCACCACCAACGCCTCCTGCCCGGCAACCCTGATCGAGGAGGCGGCGCGGCCCGACGCCGAGGGCATGGCGCTGATCCGCGACGCCGCCGACGCGATGCGGCTCTCTGCCCGCGGCTTCCACCGAGTCCTGCGCGTCGCCCGGACCCTCGCCGATCTCGATGGCGAGGCGCGGGTGCGCCGGCTCCACCTTGCCGAGGCCCTGTCCTACCGCAGCCGCTCGGACCGGCGCCCGGCCGCCGCATGA